From the Salipiger sp. CCB-MM3 genome, the window AGCTGGCGGCAGCCCCGAGCAGGAGGGTCTTGAGTTTCATAGGTCACTCCCTGTTATCGACCTAAGACCATGTTGGCCTTTCATCGACCGTTTGGTCTCTTCTTTGTATCAGCGGGAAAACCGTGAAACGCCGGACCCTTGGTCTCGGCGCTTGCACTCGTCTCATCCCGCTTGGGCCTCATCGAAACAGAACGCGCGCAAAATGCAAGCATTGCCTTGGGGTCAGGTGGGCCTTGGGTTTGACACTTTGACAAAGGTGCCTTTAGCGTTTGCACGGACCCATACGGAGAGGCCCTGATGCTGGACACCCCCATTGCGCGGATCGAACGCCTGCGCGTTGAATTCGAGACAAAAGACGGCCCGGTGGCCGGTGTCGAAGACGTAAGCTTCGAGATCAATGCGGGCGAAACCGTTTGCGTCGTTGGGGAATCTGGCTCGGGTAAGTCGGTCAGTTCGCTGTCTCTGATGCGGCTGATCGAGTTCGGCGGCGGCGAGATTGCCAACGGGCGCCTAATTTTTGATCGCAAGGACGGCGGCGAGACCGATCTCGCCAAGGCCAGCCAAGATGTGATGCGCGACATCCGCGGCAATGAGATCGGCATGATCTTCCAAGAGCCGATGACCGCGCTGAACCCGGTGTTCACCGTGGGACGTCAGCTGACCGAGGGGCTGCGCGTTCACCGTGGGCTGAGCAAGGATGAGGCCGAGGCGCGGGCGCTGGAACTGCTCAAGCAGGTGCGCATTCCCGAGCCCGAGCGGCGGCTGAAGCAATACCCGCACGAGCTGTCGGGCGGGATGCGGCAGCGTGTGGTGATCGCCATGGCGCTGGCCTGCAAGCCGCGCCTGCTGATCGCCGACGAGCCGACCACGGCGCTCGACGTGACCATTCAGGCCGAGATCCTCGCCCTGATGGACCGCCTCAAGCGCGAGACCGGCACGGCGGTGATGTTCATCACCCACGACATGGCGGTGGTGGCGCAGATGGCCGACCGCGTGGTGGTCATGTTCCGCGGCAACAAGGTGGAAGAGGGCACCGTCGAGGAGATCTTCGAGCGGCCCCAGCACCCCTATACGCAGGCGCTGCTGGCGGCGGTGCCGAAGCTGGGCGAGATGCGCGGCAAGGCGTTGCCCGAGCCGATGAAGCTGCTGGGTCGCGAGCAGGGCGAGATCAAACCGATCCCCGGCACCGACACGCCGCTGCTGGAAGTTGAGGGGCTGACCACGCGCTTTCCGGTGAAGGGCGGTTTCTTCCGCCAGACGGTGGCGAATGTGCATGCGGTCGAGGACGTCAGCTTCACCGTGAATAAGGGCCAGACGCTGAGCCTTGTGGGGGAATCAGGCTGCGGCAAGTCAACCTGCGGCCGTTCGATCCTGCGTCTGGTGGAACCCGACAAGGGCCGCATCGTGCTCGACGGTGTCGACGTGATGGGGCTGGGGCCGAACATGCTGCGCGACGCGCGGCGCGAGATGCAGATGATCTTTCAGGATCCCTTCGCCTCGCTGAACCCCCAGATGAACCTTGCCGACCAAGTCGCTGAACCGATGCGCAATTACGGCTCTCACAAGGGCAAGGAGATGATGGACCGCGTGGCCATGCTGTTTGACCGTGTGGAATTGCCGCGCAGCTTCATGCGCCGCTTCCCGCATGAGCTTTCGGGTGGTCAACGACAGCGGATCGCCATTGCGCGTGCGCTGGCGCTCAACCCCAAGCTGATCGTGGCGGACGAGGCCGTGTCGGCGCTCGACGTGTCGGTGCAGGCGCAGGTGGTCAATCTGATGATGGAACTGCAGGCCGAGCTTGGACTGTCCTATCTTTTCATCAGTCACGACATGGCGGTGGTCGAACGGGTCAGCCACAAAGTCGGGGTGATGTACCTTGGCCGGATCGTCGAAATCGGCCCCCGCGCGGCGGTTTTCGAGAACCCGCAGCACCCCTATACCAAGGCGCTGATGTCGGCGGTTCCGATCGCCGATCCGCGCCGCCGGAAGTCGGAAAAAGACCTCAATTTCAAGCCCATTCCCTCGCCCATTCACCCGGTTGGATACGAGCCCGAGACAAACGTGTATCAGCAGGTTGGGCACGATCATTTCGTGCTCACCTCTGCCAGCGGCTACTAAGGGTTGTGGCGACCCATACGGCGCTTCTCTGCCTAAAAGGAGAAAATTAGGGCTTGGAGGTGGATCTGTCGGCGTGTGATGATTATGCACGATCGGAACGAAGCACAGACACGAATCTGTGCCGGGCCCGAGAGCAGAAGGCAGAGACCAAGCGTGCAGACAGACGTCGCCAGCGGCAACACCGAAGGTGTCGGAACGACACTGAAACCCTTCCAGTTCCGGGGGCGGTTCCTGACCGCACTGGCGTTGCGCCTGAGCACGGCGCCGGACGCCCGGTTCTACGAGATGCTGGCGGACCGGCTGGAGAAGACACCGAACTTCTTCACCGACGCGCCGGTGATCATCGACCTTGAACAATCGCAGGCTGAGGTGAGCGCCGAGGCGCTGACCGAGCTTGTCGCCGACCTGCGCCGCCGTGACCTCGCGGTCTTTGGTATTCAGGGCGGCGGCGAGACCCTGAAAGAGGCGGCCGCGGGGCTGGGGCTGATCACCGTGACCGGCGGGCGCGATGCGCCGCTGCGCGGGGCGCTGCCCAGTTCCGAGCAGAAACGCCCGCAGCGGGTCATCCCCGAGCGCGCGCGCCCCGAGCCGACCCCGGCACCGGAAGCGGCCCCCGAGCCGCAGCCCGCGCCGGAGCCGGTGCGCATGGCGCCGGAGAATAAGATCGTCACCATGCCGGTGCGCTCTGGCCAGACGGTGATCGCCGACAAGGGCGATCTGACGGTCGTGGGTCCGGTGAGTTCCGGCGCCGAGCTTTTCGCCGCCGGAAACATCCACGTCTATGGCCGCATGCGCGGTCGCGCCTTTGCGGGCATCGACGGGGACGAGAATGCCCGCATCTTCTGCCAGTCTCTCGATGCCGAGCTTCTGGCGATCGCCGGTCTTTACCGGACATCCGACAGCCTTGGCGCCGACGTGCGTCACAAGATGGTGCAGATTTACCTCGAGGACGAGCGGCTGATCGTTTCGCCGTTCGCCTGACCTCGACATTTAGACAGGAGCCGCCAGTGAGCAAAGTAATCGTTGTGACCTCGGGCAAGGGTGGCGTGGGCAAGACCACGTCCTCGGCTGCCATCAGCGCCGGTCTCGCGTCGCGCGGGCACCGTACCGTCGTGATCGACTTCGACGTGGGTCTGCGCAACCTCGACATGATCATGGGCTGCGAACGCCGCGTGGTGTTCGACTTCATCAACGTGATCCAGGGCGACGCCAAGCTGAACCAGGCGCTGATCCGCGACCGCCGGCTCGACAATCTCTACGTGCTGCCGACCTCGCAGACCCGCGACAAGGACGCGCTGACCCAAGAGGGCGTCGAGAAGGTGCTGAACGAGCTTCGCGAAGAGTTCGACTACATCATCTGCGACAGCCCGGCGGGCATCGAGCGCGGCGCGCAGCTGGCCATGTACTACGCCGACGAGGCGGTGGTGGTGACCAACCCCGAGGTCTCCTCGGTGCGCGACAGTGACCGGATGCTGGGCCTGCTGAGCTCGAAGACCGCCCGCGCCGAGCGCGGCGAGGAAGAGCAGATCAAGAGCCACCTGCTGCTTACCCGCTTCGACCCGAAACGCTCGGGCGAGGGCGAGATGATGTCGGTGGAGGACGTGCTGGAGATCCTCGCGATTCCGCTTCTGGGTGTGATCCCCGAAAGCCCCGCGGTGCTGCGCGCCTCGAACGTCGGTGTGCCGGTGACGCTGAACGAAAAATCCCGCGCCGCCACCGCCTATGAGGAAGCCGTCGCGCGCCTCTGCGGTGAAGAGGTGGAGATGAAGATCGAAGGGGAGAAGGTTCCCAGCTTCATGTCGCGGCTCTTTGGGAGGAGCGCATGAAGGTTTTCGGCTTTACCTTCAACCGCAAGCCCAAGTCGTCGGCACAGGCCAAGGAGCGGCTGCAGATCCTTCTCGCGCATGAGCGCGGGTCGGGTCCGAAGGCCGAATTCCTGCCGCTGCTGCAGCGCGACATCCTCGAGGCGATCAAGCGCTATGTCGAGGTGAGCGACGACGCGGTCGGGATTCGCATGGATTCCGTCGGCGACGTCTCGAGCCTCGAGATCAACATCGAACTTCCTGCGCAGGAAAAGAAAAAGGTCGCGGCAAAGGGCTGAGCCCTTTGCCGTTTGGCACGCTCGCGGCACCGGTCTTTAGGGACATGGCCCGCGCGGCTAAGGGGGCGCTGCCCCCGTCCGCCAAGGCGGACTCCCCCGGGATATTTTCATCTAGACGAAGCGGCGGGCGTTTGGGCCTTGCTCCGCTCCGCGCTTTTCTGTAGCCGGGCGCCTTTCCACCGCGGAGGTTGTCATGGACAGTGCAGCATTTGCGTCGGGCGACGTTCTGGCGATCGACTTCGGAACCTCCAACTCGGCGGCAGCGATCATCGAGCAGGGCGCGGTGCGCCGCCTGCAGATCGAGGCTGGCAGCGAGACCCTGCCCACCGCCGTGTTCTTTCCCGCAGACGGCGGCATGCTGATCGGCGCGGCGGCCTCCGAGGCGCTGATCGCTGGCGACGAAGGGCGCTATATGCGGGCGCTCAAGAGCGTGCTGGGCACGGCGCTTTTCCACGAAAAACGGCTGATCGGCGGCAAGCGGCGCACGCTGGCCGAGATCGTCACCGCCTTCTTGAAGGAAGTGAAGACGCGCGCCGAGGCCGAGGCCGGGCGGCGCTTCGACCGGGCGCTCTCGGGCCGGCCGGTGCATTTCCATTCCGCAGATCCCGAGCGCGATGCGCGCGCCGAGGAAGACCTGCGCGGCTGCTACAAGGCGGCGGGTTTCAAGCACGTGGAGATGATGTTCGAGCCCGAGGCGGCGGCGCTGGCCAGCGCGGTGGCCGAGGGCACCACCGGCACCGGGCTGATCGTCGACATCGGCGGCGGCACCTCGGATTTCACCCTCTTCCGCAGCGAGGGGACCGGCATCGCGATCACCGCCAGCCACGGCATCCGGCTGGGCGGCACGGATTTCGACCACGCGGTCTCGATGCGCCATGCCATGCCGCTGCTGGGGCTGGGCGGGCGGTTGCGGCGCGACTTCGGCGGCGGGCTGCTGCCGGTGCCCAATGCGCTTTACGTCGACCTCTCCACATGGGCCAAGATCGCCTTTCTCTACAACCGCGACACCGAGCGGGCGGTGGAGGATCTGCTGCGCCATGCGGAGGCGCCCGAGCAGATGCAGCGCCTGAAGACGGTGATCGAGGACGAGCTGGGCCATGAGCTGGCCTTCGCGGTGGAGCGCGGCAAGATCGACGCCAACAGCGGCGCGGGGGCAGAGATCGACATGGGGATGATTGCGCCGGGTCTGGCGGCGCGGGTCACGCCCGGCACGCTCAATGCGGCTCTATCGGACATGCGCGAGGCGCTGCGCATGGCGATCTATGAGACGCTCATGCTGGCGCAGATCTCGCCCGCGCAGGTGGACAGCGTGGTGCTGGTCGGCGGCTCGAGCCTGATGGCGCTGGTGCGCGATGAGGCGCGGGGCGTCTGCCCGGGCGCGGCGCAGCGCCGATCCGAGGCGTTCACGGCGGTGGTCGACGGGCTGGCATGGGCTGCGGCGGGCCGGGGCGTCGCCCGCGCCTGAGGTTGCGCTGAAATAGGGCGCTTTGCGCAGCGCTTGGCTGGCGTGAGGCTGCGAATGCGCCCCGGCCCCCTTGTGGCTGGCGCGCAGGCGGGATTAGGTCGGCACCGAAGACAGACCAAGGACGCCCCATGACCACCCGCCTTTCGCCGCGCGAGCTGCTGGAAAAGCTCGTCTCCTTTCCCACCGTCAGCACCGGCAGCAACCTCGATCTGATCGGCTGGACCGAAGACTATCTGGCCAGCCATGGCATCGACAGCCACCGCCACGCCAAACCCTCCGAGCCCGAGCTGAAGGCGGCGCTTTTCGCCCATGTGGGGCCGGAGACCGAGGGCGGCGTGGTGCTGTCGGGCCATACCGACGTGGTGCCGGTCGAGGGGCAGGCTTGGGACAGCGACCCTTGGGTGCTGACCGAGCGCGAGGGGCGGCTCTACGGGCGCGGCGCCACCGATATGAAGGCTTTTGACGCGCTGGCGATCTGGGCGCTGGTCGAGGCCAAGCATCGGGGCGTGAGCCGGCCGCTGCAACTGGCGTTCAGCTATGACGAAGAGATCGGCTGCGAGGGGGCGATCGATCTGGTCGCTGCGATGCAGGGTGTCGTGCCAAAAGCCTCTGCCGTGATCGTCGGCGAGCCGACCATGCTGAAGCCTGTCACCGGCCACAAGGGCGGGCGCAGCTTCGAGATCCATGTGCATGGGGTCGAGGTGCACAGCTCGATCCTCGAGACCGGCGTGTCGGCGATCATGTGGGGTGCCAAGCTGATCGAGTGGTGCAACGAGGTGAACGCCGAATGTGCCGCCGCCGAGCCGGGCCCGGTGGCGCAGCTGTTCACTCCGCCGCACACCAATGTGCATGTGGGGCAAATCCGTGGCGGCACGGCGCAGAACATCACCGCCAAGGACTGCTGGTTCCCGCTTGGCTTCCGCGTGGTGCCGGGCGAGGACCCCGAATATTGGACCGGCCGCATGATGGACAAGGTCGCCGAGCTGACCGCACAGATGCAGGCGGTGCGGCCCGAGGCGTGGATCGAGGTCAAGGATGCCTTCAACCTGCCGCCCTTCGCGCCGACCGACGACAACCGCGCCGAGGAGCTGGTGCGGCAGATCACCGGAGACAACGCCAAGCGCCACGTCAGCTATGGCACCGAAGCGAGCCATTTCCAGAACGGCGGCTATGATGTGGTGGTCTGCGGGCCGGGCGACATCGGCATCGCGCATCAGCCCAATGAATCCATCGCCGTCTCGCAGCTGCAGGCGGGGCAGGCCTTCATGGAGAAACTTCTGGAGCGACTGGCATGAGCGTGGTGTTTCCCTTCCGCGACGAGGGCCCGGTCGAGCATCAGGGCGCGCTGCCCGAGGCGGCTGATCTGGTGGTCATCGGCGGCGGCGTCATCGGCACCTGCACGGCGCTCTTTGCCAACCGCGCCGGGCTGAAGGTTGTGCTGCTGGAAAAGGGCCGCATTGCCGCCGAGCAAAGCTCGCGCAACTGGGGCTGGATCCGCGTGCAGGGCCGGGACATGGCCGAGATCCCCGTGGCGCTCGAGGCGCAGCAACTCTGGCAGGAGCTCGACACTCTCTGCGAAGGACGGCTGGGGACGCGCACCGTGGGGGTGGGGTATCTCGCCAAGAGCGCATCCGAGATGGAGGCCTTTGCCAGCTGGCTCGAAGAGGCGAGGCCCTTGGGGGTCAGCTCCGAGCTGCTGGATGCCGAGGCCACCAAAGCGCAGCTTGGCGCGACCAACAGCCCTTGGGTCGGCATGCTGCACACGCCCACCGACATGAAGGGCGAGCCGTGGCAGGCGGTGCCGGAACTGGCGCGGCTGGCGGCCTCCGAAGGGGTGATCGTGCGTGAGCGCTGCGCCGTGCGCGGGCTCGAGCGCAGCGCAGGCCGGGTGAGCGGCGTGGTGACCGAGGCGGGCACCATCCGCTGCGAGCGGGCGGTGCTGTCGGGCGGGGCGTGGTCGGGGCTGTTCCTCAAGCGGCATGGCGTCACCATCCCGCAGCTGTCGGTGCGCTCCACCGCCATGGCCACCGCGCCGCTGCCGCAACTGGTCAACAAGGCGGCGGTGGATGATGTGCTGGCCTTCCGCCCGCGCGCCGATGGGGGCTACACGCTGGCGCCTTCGGCCTTCTCCGAGCTCTTTCTCGGCCCCGATGCCGTGCGTCACGCGCGGCCCTATCTGACGCTGGCCCGGCAGGGCAGTTTCGACGTGCATTTCCGTACCAAGGCGCCCGCAGGCTATCCCGACGCCTGGGGCACGCCGCGGAGCTGGCGCGACGATGAAGAGACCCCATTCGAGCGGATGCGCATCCTCTCGCCCGCGCCCAACGCCGGCAAGGTCGCCTCCACCCGCGCGCAGTTCGCGCAGCATTTCCCCGAGATGGGCGAAGTGCCGCTGCAGGCAAGCTGGGCGGGGATGATCGACGTGATGCCGGATGTGGTGCCGGTGGTGGATCACGTGGCGCAGATCCCGGGGCTGATCGTGGCGACGGGCATGTGCGGGCATGGCTTCGGCATCGGGCCGGGCTTTGGCCGCGTGGTCGCGGATATGGCGCAGGGCAGGGACCCGGGGCACGACCTCACACGCTTCCGCCTGTCGCGCTTTTCCGATGGCAGCAAACTGGTGCCCGGGCCGAACCTCTGAGGAAGGGCGTCCGGGGAGCGGGGCGCGTGTCTCGCTTCCTGAGAGGGCAGCGAGCGGCTGTCTTCCCTCGGGTCATACTCCGCCGGAGCTTGCCACTGTCATGGCAGGGTGGCAGGCTCCGCGGCAAATATGATCAAACAACAGGGACCCATCCCCATGCCCGTCAAGAACCGCTTTGCAGAGCTGCAGTCCGAGATCACCGAATGGCGCCGCGATCTGCATGAGAACCCCGAGCTGCTGTTCGACACGCATCGCACCTCGGCGCTGGTGGCCGAAAAGCTGCAGGCCTTTGGCTGCGACGAGGTGGTCACCGGCATCGGGCGCACCGGCGTCGTGGGCGTGATCAAGGGCAAGGCGAGCGGTTCGGGCAAGGTCATTGGCCTGCGCGCCGATATGGATGCGCTGCCGATCCTTGAGGACACCGGGCTCGATTATGCCTCCAAGACCCCCGGCGCGATGCATGCCTGCGGTCATGACGGGCACACGGCCATGCTGCTGGGGGCGGCGAAATACCTCGCCGAGACGCGCAATTTCGACGGCACCGTGGTGGTGATCTTCCAGCCCGCCGAAGAGGGCGGCGGCGGCGGCAAGGAGATGTGCGACGACGGCATGATGGCGCGCTGGGGCATTCAGGAAGTCTATGGCATGCACAATTGGCCCGGCGTGCCGGTGGGCCAGTTCGCCATCCGTCCCGGCGCCTTCTTCGCCGCGACCGACATTTTCGAGGTGACCGTTGAAGGCAAGGGCGGCCATGCCGCCAAGCCGCATGAGACCATCGACCCCACCGTCGCCTCGGCGCAGATCGTCACCGCGCTGCAGACGATTGCCAGCCGCAACGCCGACCCGGTGAGCCAGATCGTCGTCTCGGTGACCAGCTTCGAGACCTCGTCGACCGCCTTCAACGTGATCCCGCAGCGGGTCACGCTGCGCGGCACCGTGCGCACGTTGGCGCCACAGAACCGCGATCTGGCCGAGACTCGGATTAACGACATCTGCACCGGCATGGCGGCGGCGCTCGGCTGCGTGGCAGAAGTGGACTACACGCGCAACTACCCGGTGATGGTCAACTCCGAGGAGCAGACCGAGTTTGCCGCCGATGTGGCCCGCGCCGTCTCCGGCGATTGCGCCGATGCGCCGCTCGTGATGGGCGGGGAGGATTTCGCCTTCATGCTCGAAGAGCGCCCCGGCGCCTATATCCTCGTCGGCAATGGCGACACGGCCGCGGTGCACCACCCGCAGTACAACTTCAACGACGAGGCCATCCCGGCGGGCTGCTCGTGGTGGGCCGAGATCGTCGAGCGCCGCATGCCGGCGGCTTGAGCTGACTGGGGCGGGAGGGGGCGCTGCCCCCTCGCCGCTGCGCGGCTCACCCCCGGCGTATTTTCAAAGAGAAGAAGCGGGGTCGTGCGGGTGCCCGGGCGGGCGCTGGCGCGGACCTCTGGCGCGCGGGGTAACGGGGCGAGACGACAGGCATATTTTGATGCCGGCAGATTTTGGCTCTGGCAGATTTGCGATTGCGGAGGCTTCCGCTTTGTTCTAAGACCCGCCGCAGGCACCCGTAGCTCAGCTGGATAGAGCGCTGCCCTCCGAAGGCAGAGGCCATAGGTTCGAATCCTATCGGGTGCGCCACTCCTCTCTCAGACCATTGTTTTTTGCGACTAGGACGGCTTGCGCGGCTTGGCCTGCGTTGTGCCTTGCGCTTTGACGGGGTGTCCGCCTTGGGACGACATGAAAAAGCCGCGCTGTTTTCAGCGCGGCTTTTCCAACTCTTGTGGCGCGGTCAAGCTCAGGCGGTGCCGCCCTCTGCCGCGTCTTCCATGCGGACGCGGAAGGGCTGGGTCTCGCCCTGTTTCGACTCGCCCAGATAGATGGTCTGATGCGGAAAGGGGATCTCGATGCCGCGGGCGTCGAACACCTCTTTCAGCACGCCGTTATAGGCCCGGCCCACGCCCCATTGCGTGCCCGGCACGCATTTGATCCGCGCGCGCACGACCACGGCGCTGTCGCCGAAGGCGTTGATGCCGAACCACTCCAGATCGCCCATGATCGACTTGGCCTGCTCGGGATCGCCGCGCAGCTGCTCGAACCCGTCGAGCATGGCCTGTTTCACCTCTTCGATGTTCTCGCGGTAGGCAACGCCCATGTCGCAGACGAAATAGCCGAACTCGCGTACGTAGTTGGTGACCATATCGACCGAGGAGAAGGGGATGACGTGGAAGGCCCCGGTGACGTCGCGCAGGCTGACCGACCGGATTGTCAGACGCTCGACCACGCCGGTTGTGCCGCCCACGGTGACCACATCGCCGACGTTCATCGCATTCTCGAACTGGATGAAGATGCCGGTGATGATGTCCTGCACCATCTTCTGCGCGCCAAAACCGATGGCAAGGCCGAGCACCCCGGCGGAGGCCAGCAGCGGCGCGATGTCGAGCCCGACCTCCGACAGCACGAACATCAGCGTGATGACGATCAGCGCGATGGTCGCGGCGTTGCGCAGCAGGGTCAGCAGCGTGCGCTCGCGCGCGGTGGCGACCGAGCCGAACTCGGGGTTGAGCCGGTAGTCGACCCAGGACGTTAGCGCCACCCAGACCGTGAAGGACACCAGCAGCACCGCGGCGACCGAGAACAGAGTCGAGGTCAGTTGCAGGCCGATCTGGCTGGCCAGCCAGCCGCGCAGATCGATAAGGCTGATCGCATTGAGCGCGAAAACCACCACCAGCACGAAGATCACCAGCCGCAGCACGAAGAGCGTCTTTGGCACGAAGGTGTTCAGACGTTTCTCCAAAAGCGGCAGCCGCGCGGTGACGGTCTCGGGCAGTTGCACGCCGCGCACCATCACGCGGGTCAGCACGCCCGAAAGCACCATGCCGAGCAGTGCCACCAGCAGAACTTGGCCGGAGTTCAGCAGCGAGCGGAAGGCCGCGTCGCCGGGTTGCACCAGCACCAGCACCAACATGGTCAGCAGGTAGAGCAGGGCGGGCCAATGCCAGTGCTGCACAAGAAACGCAAAGGCGCCGCGCTTCTTTTTCGGCTCCGGCGTGCTGTCGGCCATGGGAAACTCTTCGGGCGCGGCGGAGGTCGGGGCCTCGGCGGCCTCGGCCTCTTCGGCGAGACGCATTTCTTGCGCGTGCTCGGCCTCGGACTGCCCGCCTCGTTCCAGCCAGTCGGCCACGGCACGGCGGTTGCGCAGCACCAGCCAGATCGCCAGCCCGACGACGATCAGCGCGATTAGCGCCGAAGTGGCGCGTCCTGCGGAGACCGAGACATTGGCGTTGATGATCGGCACGATCAGCAGCTGGCCGTAGCCCACCAGCCCGACCATCAAGTTGAGGCGGCTGGCGAGATATTTCGCCGCCACGTCAGACACCGGCAGTGGGCGCAGGTTGCGGGCCGAGGGCGAGAGCGCCAGGCGGACCACGACTTTCGACAGTTCGACCAGCAGGAAGGCGTTGAGATAGAGCGTCTGGCGGATGCCGATCTGTCCGAAGTTGCCAAGCAGCAGCGTGGCGATCAGATAGCCGACGGCCCATGCGATGATCACGATCGCCGCGTCGATCAGCGCCGAGGCGACGAACAGCATCGCGGTGCGCAGCGCGCCGGCTTCGCGCGCCGAGGCGCCCATACGTGCGTAGAGCGCCTTGCCCATGCGGCGCAGCACCAGAAACACCGCGACCGTGGCGACGATGATCAGCGCCAGCTCTTTCAGCGCCTCGAGCAGCACGCCCGCTTCGCTGCCGTCGAGCCCTTCGAAGACGCGCGGCGCGCGGGTGAGCTGCGTCCAGCCCACTTCGGCCTGCGCGGCGACGCCTTCGGCAGCCTCTTGGGTGATCAGCGCGATGCGGCGGCTGAACGACAGGCTTTCGGCGGGGGCGGCCTCGTCGCCGGCCAAGGTTTCGACGATCTGGTCGCCGGCGCTCTGGTCGCTTTCGGTCTGCGCCGCGCGCAACTCGGCGATCAGCGCGTCGCGGCTCTGGTCGTCTTCGATCACTTCGAGCAGAAGGTCGAGCTTGCTGGGCTGTGCGGAGGCGTCAGAGGAGGCTGTTTCAGAAGCGTCTGCGCCGGAACTCTGGGCCTGGTCTTGGGCCTGGGCCACTGTCGGGGAGACGGCGCTGAACGCCGAGGCGGCTAGGATCAGCAAGGCTGCGATCCCGGATCTTAGTACTGTCATGTCACCACGTTCGGTTACCAAAATTCACTGCGGCGTCCCTGCGTCAATCGGGCGGGAATGAACACCGCCGCTGGGTCACGCCGTCGTGAGCGCGGGGAGGAGGAGGGCTGCCTGTGCTCGTTGCCAGCTAGCCCGGCGCGGCGCGATGGCCAGCGGGGGCATCGTGCAAATACGCCGTTGAAAAAAATGTCATCTCCGGGGAACCGGACGGCTGCGGCTGGCGTTAGGGACAGTGGCCGCCAATAAAGATATAAGCAGGGACAGGGCAGACAGGGTGAAAGACCTTCTCGACGATCCGGATGTGATCCGGGACAGCAACCTCAGGGATGCGCTTCGTAGTGCGACCTCTGCCCCGCACGCCCGTCTTGATGGACAGCTTGCCGGGCTCGACCTGACCGACCCTCGGGCGCGCCGTGACTTCTGCGATGTGCAGAGGCGCGGCTTTTCGCGTTTGGGCGAAGCGTGCCACTGGCACGCCGCCGAAGCCAGCGATGCGCTGATCGCGACCTTGCGCGCGCTTGACGTGGATCTTGGCCGACCGCTGGAGCGATCCGGACCGGGCAGGGATCTGCCGTTGCATTCCGACGCGGTGGCCTATCTGCTGCTCGGCTCGCAGCTCGGCGCGGCGATGCTCCGCCGCTCGATGCCGGAGCCGCCCGAGCGCGGTTATTTCGCGCTCCCGCCCGCGCGCGGCGCATGGCGCGCCCTCTGCCAGCGGCTTTCAGCCCAACCTGCCCGCTGCCCCGAAGCGCAGCGCGTGCTGCGCGACGCCATCCGCGCCTTTTCCATTTTCGAATACGAGGCGCGCGCCGTGCTGACCGCGCCCACCGCCGGAGCAACATGAACGATTCCTTCATCTCGAC encodes:
- a CDS encoding NAD(P)/FAD-dependent oxidoreductase gives rise to the protein MSVVFPFRDEGPVEHQGALPEAADLVVIGGGVIGTCTALFANRAGLKVVLLEKGRIAAEQSSRNWGWIRVQGRDMAEIPVALEAQQLWQELDTLCEGRLGTRTVGVGYLAKSASEMEAFASWLEEARPLGVSSELLDAEATKAQLGATNSPWVGMLHTPTDMKGEPWQAVPELARLAASEGVIVRERCAVRGLERSAGRVSGVVTEAGTIRCERAVLSGGAWSGLFLKRHGVTIPQLSVRSTAMATAPLPQLVNKAAVDDVLAFRPRADGGYTLAPSAFSELFLGPDAVRHARPYLTLARQGSFDVHFRTKAPAGYPDAWGTPRSWRDDEETPFERMRILSPAPNAGKVASTRAQFAQHFPEMGEVPLQASWAGMIDVMPDVVPVVDHVAQIPGLIVATGMCGHGFGIGPGFGRVVADMAQGRDPGHDLTRFRLSRFSDGSKLVPGPNL
- a CDS encoding M20 aminoacylase family protein, yielding MPVKNRFAELQSEITEWRRDLHENPELLFDTHRTSALVAEKLQAFGCDEVVTGIGRTGVVGVIKGKASGSGKVIGLRADMDALPILEDTGLDYASKTPGAMHACGHDGHTAMLLGAAKYLAETRNFDGTVVVIFQPAEEGGGGGKEMCDDGMMARWGIQEVYGMHNWPGVPVGQFAIRPGAFFAATDIFEVTVEGKGGHAAKPHETIDPTVASAQIVTALQTIASRNADPVSQIVVSVTSFETSSTAFNVIPQRVTLRGTVRTLAPQNRDLAETRINDICTGMAAALGCVAEVDYTRNYPVMVNSEEQTEFAADVARAVSGDCADAPLVMGGEDFAFMLEERPGAYILVGNGDTAAVHHPQYNFNDEAIPAGCSWWAEIVERRMPAA
- a CDS encoding mechanosensitive ion channel domain-containing protein, yielding MTVLRSGIAALLILAASAFSAVSPTVAQAQDQAQSSGADASETASSDASAQPSKLDLLLEVIEDDQSRDALIAELRAAQTESDQSAGDQIVETLAGDEAAPAESLSFSRRIALITQEAAEGVAAQAEVGWTQLTRAPRVFEGLDGSEAGVLLEALKELALIIVATVAVFLVLRRMGKALYARMGASAREAGALRTAMLFVASALIDAAIVIIAWAVGYLIATLLLGNFGQIGIRQTLYLNAFLLVELSKVVVRLALSPSARNLRPLPVSDVAAKYLASRLNLMVGLVGYGQLLIVPIINANVSVSAGRATSALIALIVVGLAIWLVLRNRRAVADWLERGGQSEAEHAQEMRLAEEAEAAEAPTSAAPEEFPMADSTPEPKKKRGAFAFLVQHWHWPALLYLLTMLVLVLVQPGDAAFRSLLNSGQVLLVALLGMVLSGVLTRVMVRGVQLPETVTARLPLLEKRLNTFVPKTLFVLRLVIFVLVVVFALNAISLIDLRGWLASQIGLQLTSTLFSVAAVLLVSFTVWVALTSWVDYRLNPEFGSVATARERTLLTLLRNAATIALIVITLMFVLSEVGLDIAPLLASAGVLGLAIGFGAQKMVQDIITGIFIQFENAMNVGDVVTVGGTTGVVERLTIRSVSLRDVTGAFHVIPFSSVDMVTNYVREFGYFVCDMGVAYRENIEEVKQAMLDGFEQLRGDPEQAKSIMGDLEWFGINAFGDSAVVVRARIKCVPGTQWGVGRAYNGVLKEVFDARGIEIPFPHQTIYLGESKQGETQPFRVRMEDAAEGGTA